CATCCCTTATAGCGGACCGAATTACCGCTATCTGGATGATGCCATTAAATCGATCCTCAATCAGAATTTTGTTACGACCACCATCCATTTGATCAATGACGGAATGGAACGGGATCCGGTTGGTCAGAAGTACGCACGCCTGGAAAACGTGCGACTCTACAAAAACGTCGATGGTCCGGTCGGTCCCTATATCACGTATAGCCGACTGTTTGATTATCTGGAACACGATTTCATTGCAAATCAGGATTCGGACGACATCGCCCTACCGATGCGGCTCTATAAAAGCCTGCAGATTTTGGATCAAGGGTTCGACATTGTCGGTGGTGCTATGGAACAGTTTGTTGCTTATGAAGATGGCAGCGAACGCATGCGACAGGCACTCACGTTGAAACCCTATCATTTTTCCGGAAAGGTCTATGCGGCCTCGCCTTCAGGGGCGATCGTGAATTCGACGGCCGTCATGAAGAAATCGGTCTATGAAGCCTGTAATGGCATGGCTCCCTGGACGGCGGGGGCAGACAGTGAGTTTTACCAACGGTGCATTACAGCCGGTTTCAAAGCAGTAGCGATGCAGGAAGTCATCGCCTTGCGACGGCTCCACAATCCGTCTCTCTCGAATGATCAAGTCAACAGCGGCCACGGTTCCCATCTACGCGAAGAGATCAAACGTCTGACAGCAGAGAGCATTGAACGCCAGTTATACGGGCCGGATCATTCCATTGGCGGACTCGCTCAACATCGAAACGATACGGAATTACAAAAACTGAACTAGGACTTGATTATGAGTGTGGAACCTCTCGTCCGGTTGGATGACTCCGGCAAAACAATCTATTTCGTGATCTTCAACAACGTCGGCCAGGTGTTCGATTTCAACGCCGGTGTCCTGGCGTTTGCGAATCTGGGAGCGGCGGTCAAACCCTACCTCGCAGCGACTGAATATCCCAATGCCGGCGGGGCCGGGAAAAGTCAGTACATCGCCTCGTTAGACCTGGCGACGATCAACAACACAGCCGCGATCGAGCATTGTACTTTGATTGCCTTTG
This window of the Gimesia fumaroli genome carries:
- a CDS encoding glycosyltransferase — protein: MLTKNKKSVVGIFTVGNSRRTEAQLRAALKSGYTQPILFVRPGDVLTDFSRQFESMPVNSAAEASSLIKARFPEEIPFFNNWEEVTPPAPEPKKIKEHPIIQEITSPVEASKYRKSFSCDVIIPYSGPNYRYLDDAIKSILNQNFVTTTIHLINDGMERDPVGQKYARLENVRLYKNVDGPVGPYITYSRLFDYLEHDFIANQDSDDIALPMRLYKSLQILDQGFDIVGGAMEQFVAYEDGSERMRQALTLKPYHFSGKVYAASPSGAIVNSTAVMKKSVYEACNGMAPWTAGADSEFYQRCITAGFKAVAMQEVIALRRLHNPSLSNDQVNSGHGSHLREEIKRLTAESIERQLYGPDHSIGGLAQHRNDTELQKLN